TGTTCCAGGCCTCAAGTTTCAGGTTCTCTGTTTGTTGTGCTGTAATTTCTGACTTTAATATGTGTACACGGATTTGAGAAAACTCCCCTTGCAGTGCAAAATGTGATTGATTGCATGTGGTTGGAAGAAAGTAATACACAGGTTTCAATCCTTGAGAGTGATGTAATTAgtaatttgaaattttgttttaatCCAAGTTAGAGCACAGATCTTTTTTTTGGGCGTTTtgtctttaattattttttctataggttttttttttcttgtaattCTGAAATTGGAATATATTGTTCCCAGTGATTCCTCCAAATTAAGCTATCTTGGCATTTGGATATTAGCTGAAGTTGGAAATGGTTAAAAGATTAGCGTGCCAAAATGAGAtgataaaaaacaaaaaataccaAGTGAGATCCTTAGAATATTGATTACTTAAGGGATGTAAAATAAGCAATCTAACTTTACCTTTGGCACCTCTTGGTTGATAGATTGTGTGCCTACACCCTGGTGATCCTCTTGTGTTGGTGTTATTCCTTTTTTTGGCTTTCGTTTTTGTCTGAATTTGGCTTGGCTTGCCTGCTTATTGTATCTTTCTTGCTTTGGTACTTTTTGGTTTGTGTTTGCTTTGTTTGAGGGCTGCCACTTGTGTGGTGGTTTGCCTAGTATGCTGTTACTGCATGTGTATGTAATCTATAACATCACATGTTTGATATTTTTCTGTTATAGAAATCATTAAAGATCATACTATTTTTCTGAAGTTTTTTTTCTGAGCCATAAATTAGTAGTATGCTGTTTCCTGGTGCgagattaattatattaaattagaaaAGTACAATAACGAAAAAGGCACTTTATGATGTATGTTAACATATTCATATTTGTGTTGTATTTTAACAGAGAACATGGAGTTGTTTGTTGGAAGTTGAAGACTTTATTTTATGGCTTTTTTTAAGAATGGAagttgtattttaaaatttcgtTTTATGGATTAtgatttcttattttatatttcttgatTTGTAAGTTGTAATCTTGGATAAGATATGTATGTTTGTGTGTTGTAATAATGTTTTGtcgttttttttaatattttttttaaattttttattgtaattttcaTATAAATATTCAACATAAAGAGATGGGGAATGGGGACCCGCGGGAAACACGGAGAACGCGGGAAATGGGGATGGGGGCAATTATCTTCCCACGGCGGGGATCGGGGCGGGAACGGGGACAAAATCTGAGGGCGGGGACGGGGAGCAGGGAGGCATCCCCCGCTCCCGCCCCGCCCCATTGACATCCTAGTGTTAAGTGCGAACATAATACATAATATATCTGCGTCAGGTAGAGAATcatatttaaaaaacaaaaccTAGTACTTTATCAAAAAAGTCATGTTtaaatttaatgatttttttatgagaacgtatgaggagccaatgaaatatttatacaatgtgtacaatggaggtttatggagtattagagatataatcattagtgttatATTTTTTCATCAGCTGAAACTTTTGGGATAAGTGGTATCATAATATGGTATTAAAGCGCTAGATCCAAAAGATGGTGAACCCAATCCATTGTCTCTCTAGGgggatttttttttatacttaAGATTGATTTGACAACATATTCTCAAATAACTTATTCTTTTAACAATTAAATTTACCCTATTTGTGCATGCGGTCAAGGAAGaatgaattaaattggtttattgTGATGAAATTATAATCAACTTcgtttaaaaatttattgttagTTAATAAATTGTTATATcttaagtataaaaaaattaattttatttaatttcataaattaattatgttaaataattaattaagacttttaaatatatattggGATATCACTTAACGCATTACATTAATAAATTTGTTACTATCAATAAATAAAGTGATGGAAAAACTAacatgactaatttaaaatttttaaaaaataaatttaattaaaaaaattttttaaggatcaatttaaaaaataaataatcttttaagaactaatttgataattttttctaattattaaaaaagttaAGTAAACGTGAACAATAATCAAAATGAGATGCTACATACCTtaacttttttttcctttctgttGATTGTTGATTGTATATGTGTGTATAATGtgtttcttttatattttaaatttattaaattttcaatcaatttaaaaaagtacaaaaaaaattatattgagaaattttttattttaaattttaaatttatatcttaaattctaattctaaaccctaatttttcaaaaacaaaagttaaaaaaataattttataataaaaaatagttcattttaactatttaaaattaatttttatctattttacttttatataatttaattttaatacaccgataatataaaatattttatataattatttaattatatttattttttaagcgatcatttatataattaatataaaataaatatttatttttgatggAGTGACGTTACACACTTAAAACTGCATTacaatatatcaaaattaatctTTTGTATGTTCTATTAATAAATTAGGTCCTCTGTTCTATTTTATTCCTTGTTTggtgcataaaaaattttatattctcCTTTTTCCACAAAGGGTTCTTTAGTGAAGTAGAGTGTCCAAatgtgtttttcttttcttttttcttcccTATAAATATCCATCTCATGAAACTAAGACATCAAGTTTTGGGGTTTAATTTTaacttttcacaactcgaatACATTCCCATGGGAACCTCAAGGATTCTCTGCATTGTTTTCTTTGTGATTTTGGGTTTAGGAATATGTTCTGCTGCAAGAACACTCCTCACGCTCGGTGTAGAAGACCAACAACTCAATGATCATGGAATCATCCATGGTGATGATATTGCTGTGGATCTACACTATAGGTGCCATAAACATCGTGGATGTAGGAGACCTTATTATGGCGGCGGAGATGGTGGAAACGGCGGAAATGGTGGAAACGGTGGAGGAGGTGGAAATGGTGGGTATAATAATGGCGATGGTGGAAACGGTGGACATGGTGGAAACGGCGGAAACGGTGGACAGGGTGGAAACGGCGGAGGCAGCAGAAATTGTGGAAACGGTGGACATGGTGGAAATGGTGGAGGTGGTGGAAACGGCGGGTATAACGGAGATGGTGGAAATGGTGGAGGTGGTGGGAATGGTGGGTTTAATggtgatggtgggaatggtggAAAAGGTGGAAGTGGTGGGTTTAATGGAGATGGTGGAGACGGCGGAATCGGTGGAAATGGTGGGTTTAATGGAGACGGTGGTAATGGCGGAAGTGGCGGAAGCGGTGGAAAATTCGGAGATGGTGGAAATGGTGGAAAAGGTGGAAGTGGTGGCTTTAATGGGGATGGTGGAGACGGCGGAATTGGTGGAAACGGTGGGTTTAATGGAGACGGTGGTAATGGTGGAACTGGCGGAAGCGGTGGCAAATTCGGAGATGGTGGAGATGGTGGAAAAGGTGGAAGTGGTGGGTTTAATGGAGATGGCGGAAACGGTGGAACCGGTGGAGGCGGTGGGGTTAATGGAGATGGTGGCAATGGTGGAGGGGTGGAAATGGCGGGGTTAATGGAGATGGGGGAAATGGTGGAGGGGGTGGAAATGGTGGGGTTAATGGAGATGGCGGAGACGGTGGAAATGGTGGAAGTGGTGGTGTAGGTGGGAATGGCGGAGATGGAGGAAACGGCGGTGAAGGCGGAGGCGGAGGTTATGGAAATAAATATGTTATGGGGAAAACCAAAAGAGATAATTTAGAAGAGAGTGAACATGTAAGATATGGAGGTAGGGGATCTCCTAGCTTTGGTGGCAAAGGAGGAGACGGTGGACACGGCGGACACGGAATAcatggaggtggtggtggtggaggtggCGGTGGAGGAGGAGGTGGGATAGGTGGTCAAAATGGTGGAAGAGGTGGAGATGGGGGAAGTGGTGGAGGTCATCACCCTTAAGCTAAGATATTATATGCATGAGATGCTTCTATTTCAATTCAAGAATAAATGAATAATAGATAGTGCTTTGTCATTATCCTCTAAGACTCTAAccataataatataataaataaataaataaataaataaataacaatggTAAAATTAGCCAAAGTATtttcaatattaaaataaaattagccAAAATTTAGGGGGTGAGGATGCTTTATATATGAAGTTCAATGATATTGGTAAGTTATGTATGTTGATTGTCATtacatgcatgcatgcatgaatgcaaaatATAAATGTGCAATGGTGTGGAAGACATATATTTCACCTTAGCTGAATGCTATGATTCCCACATGCCTAATTTATAAAAGGGAAATGTTTGGgacaataattttattgaacaatatgaacaaccatcaattaaataaaaatacattacatCTTTAAATTaatcttctaaattttaatattaaaataatcattcGTACACTAATAAAATGAATATCcgatatatctattatttacattatttaatattttcattgttcacctatactttttctttctaaaaatattaaaataaataatagtaCAATAAATTCGATACCAAGTTTAAAAGCAGAATAAAATTTGCCTTCACTTTATTATCAATGTTTGATATATGGCTCGAAtgcttttattctatttttttttcttcttagtgatggacaataataatgatattttaatttttagggTAAGACAATATGTGATGTAATTTGTAATTAGTAAGTCAGCATTCATCttttttaataacaattaacagtatatatatttctaaacttattttaaatatattatcaaaaaaatttaaataatctaatatgtaattatattaatatattcaGTGTATCCAACTATATTTGGAGATACTTAAATACAGAGAAAATTCAATTGTCaagtaaatattaaaaatatatcgTATTTCAATTTCTAAAATACTTGTGTGTTTCaaccaataataaaaaagttgTGTAcgaattcaataaataaaacaagaaaaagtataattaaataacaatttatttatttattcccTTGTTGAATATAA
Above is a genomic segment from Arachis stenosperma cultivar V10309 chromosome 1, arast.V10309.gnm1.PFL2, whole genome shotgun sequence containing:
- the LOC130975044 gene encoding glycine-rich cell wall structural protein 1.0-like; the protein is MTGNFSCGDGDGGQNSPEANAGTRAGIPVPVPRAPQPPTFEFPVNPNSPSSLHSLRRPRLPASNLRPPSSRPRHCPFQPAQTASSPHRPVRPVPFALFPSFAALLVTSVSDLFSRFSLIHGICSAARTLLTLGVEDQQLNDHGIIHGDDIAVDLHYRCHKHRGCRRPYYGGGDGGNGGNGGNGGGGGNGGYNNGDGGNGGHGGNGGNGGQGGNGGGSRNCGNGGHGGNGGGGGNGGYNGDGGNGGGGGNGGFNGDGGNGGKGGSGGFNGDGGDGGIGGNGGFNGDGGNGGSGGSGGKFGDGGNGGKGGSGGFNGDGGDGGIGGNGGFNGDGGNGGTGGSGGKFGDGGDGGKGGSGGFNGDGGNGGTGGGGGVNGDGGNGGGVEMAGLMEMGEMVEGVEMVGLMEMAETVEMVEVVV